CATTCTTGTGGGCCAGCCCTCGCGCATCAAGGTGAACGCCAACATCGGCACTTCGCCCCTGTGCAACTGCCCCGCTACGGAAGAACGCAAAATCAAGGCTGCCCTTGATGCCGGAGCCGACACCGTGATGGATCTTTCCATCGCGGGCGACCTTGACGCCCTGCGCCTTGGCATGCTCAAGGCCTGCCCCCTGCCGCTCGGCACCGTGCCGCTCTATGCCGTGGGCCAGCAGATTCTGGACGCGGAGCTGGATATCGCCACCATGCAGCCCGATGCGCTGTTTGCCGAAATCGCCAAGCAGGCCGAGCAGGGTGTGGACTTCATCACCGTGCACTGCGGCCTTTCCAAGCGCGGCGCGGAAATGGCCGTCAAGAACAACCGCGTGCTGGGCATTGTTTCGCGTGGCGGCTCCATGCTCGCCCGCTGGATGCTTGAGAACAATCGCGAAAATCCGCTGCTGGAATACTACGACCGTCTGCTGGACATCTGCCGCCCCTACAACGTCACCCTTTCGCTGGGCGACGGCCTGCGCCCCGGCGCGGGCGTGGACGCGGGCGATGCCGCCCAGTGGGAAGAAGTCATCAACCTGGGCCAGCTTGCCAAATACGCCCTTGAACGCGGCGTGCAATGCATGATTGAAGGGCCCGGCCATGTGCCGCTCAATCAGGTGCGCACCCAGATTCAGGGCATCAAGCGCCTGACCAACAATGCTCCCCTGTACGTGCTCGGCCCCCTGTGCTGCGACAGCGCCCCTGGCTATGACCACATTGCCGGAGCCATCGGCGGCGCCATGGGTGTTGAGGCTGGCGTGGACTTTCTGTGCTACCTCACCCCTGCCGAACACCTTACCCTGCCTGACGAGGCGGACGTGCGCGCTGGCGTCATGGCCTCGCGCGTGGCCGCCCATGTGGGCGAAGTGGCCCTTGGCCGCCCCGCCGCAGTTGCCCGCGAGGCTGCCATGAACGCCGCCCGCAAGGCTCTGGATTGGGAAGCCATGTCCAAGGCAGCCCTTGACCCGCAGATGCTCGAAAAACGCCGCGAAGACCACAAGACAGAAGAAGTCTGCGCCATGTGCGGCAAGTTCTGCTCCGTCAAGATGCTGCGCGGGCATTAAGCAATTAAGACCTGAAATGCTCGCGTAAGGCGGGCGAAATCCTGTCTGCCCGCATTTACGCCAAGGATTTTTAATAAATCCTTACCGAGCAGTTTCCCTGATTTACTGAAGGAGGCCCCCGCAAGGGAGCCTCCTTTTTTGCCTCAGTGTGCAGCATGTGGCTACTTGCCATAAATCCTGATGGCGGCTCCGCACACTCTGGAACGCCTCTCCCCGCGAAGTCCTCGACGCGCTGTGCAGCGTACATTCCGCATACCGCCTCCGGCTTCTCCCGCTTATCAAATTTGCGTGAAAAAATGTTTGTGCGCTCAAAGAGCTTTACTATCTGCCTGAAAGTTTTTATAAACATTTCATGTGAAAAA
Above is a window of Desulfovibrio sp. DNA encoding:
- the thiC gene encoding phosphomethylpyrimidine synthase ThiC, with amino-acid sequence MSASFRSQNSALSGLLDKHLTNLAEEEQLAPESIVEAIEAGTMVLLGNPAHPNLKPILVGQPSRIKVNANIGTSPLCNCPATEERKIKAALDAGADTVMDLSIAGDLDALRLGMLKACPLPLGTVPLYAVGQQILDAELDIATMQPDALFAEIAKQAEQGVDFITVHCGLSKRGAEMAVKNNRVLGIVSRGGSMLARWMLENNRENPLLEYYDRLLDICRPYNVTLSLGDGLRPGAGVDAGDAAQWEEVINLGQLAKYALERGVQCMIEGPGHVPLNQVRTQIQGIKRLTNNAPLYVLGPLCCDSAPGYDHIAGAIGGAMGVEAGVDFLCYLTPAEHLTLPDEADVRAGVMASRVAAHVGEVALGRPAAVAREAAMNAARKALDWEAMSKAALDPQMLEKRREDHKTEEVCAMCGKFCSVKMLRGH